CTCGTGTCCCCACCCCTCACGCGGCCCCCGCTTCCCCGCAGGTGGTGGCCATCGACCTGGACGAGGGCCTGAACGGGCTGGTGTCCTACCGCATACAGGTGGGCATGCCCCGCATGGACTTCCTCATCAACAGCAGCAGCGGCGTGGTGGTCACCACTGCTGAGCTGGACCGCGAGCGCATTGCCGAGTACCAGCTGCGCGTCGTGGCCAGTGACGCAGGCACACCCACCAAGAGCTCCACCGGCACGCTTACCGTCCGAGGTGAGGGCGGGGCTGCCTCCTACTGTGTGTCGAGCACGTTGGGCCCTGGGGCAGTGCCAGGCAGGGTGGGGAGCCCGCGAACACCACTGCTGTCCCCGCCCGTGTGGGCACAGGATCCCTTGCTAGTGGGTGCCCTCCTCGACCGTGCCACTCAACACAGAGTCTTCCCCATCGCCACCAAGTCAAACGCTCCAGCGGggtcttctctctccccaccccgggGCCACTGTACCCCCAGGGGTCTGGACCCACTGCCGGGGTCCCCTACCCCTCCCAGCCTCTTGGAACCCAGCAAAGAGCAGAGAGGCGCTGCATAGGGTTGGGGCCCTCGGGGTCGGCAGCAGGGAGGGGAATTTGCAGAGCCCTGCACCCCTTGTCTGGGCAGGGCCAAGGCCAGTTAGCATTTCTCCTCCATTCTGATCATATCTTTAATTCTTGGGGCAAAACAGGGACATCGACACACGCTGTGGCCAAAGGGCCCGAAGTAACCACGGGAAACTAAGTACAGAGCGTGACGGGCAAGATGTGGCCTGTTCTCTCGCATAGGCCGGCTCCCAGCCAGGCTCCTGCCTGCCTCCGGGGCATTGGTGCAGGCGGGGGCTGGGCCCGTACAAACACCCGCCTTGGTCCCAACCCAAGACTCGACTACGCAGTCTCTCATCTGCTGGTCCCACGCTTGCCCGGTGGGTTCCCGGTGCCAGTTTGGGGACCCACTTCTGTGCCAGCGATTGACAGGGAGGGCGCGCTCAGTTCTCTCAGGGATGGCCCCAGAGGACTTTTCTCTAGGGCTCAGCAGAAGCCGTGTCCTCGAACAGGCCCGTCGTTTCTCCCGGTGCCGTGACAAAGAGTGAGCCAAAGCAGGGGGATGGGATTGTTTCACAGGGCAGCTCGTCCCAAGCCCCATCAGCTGAGAAAACAAATCTTTCGGGGAAATTAGACTTCTCTGGGAGGGGGCATCCTCAAAGCCAGCTGTTTTCCTGGGACCCCGTTGCAAACTAGGGGCAGGCCTCCCCAagacccccaccctgcccctctcttgctctctgactTCAGACAAGTGACTCCGCTGCTCTGAGCTCTTGTCCCCTCCTCTATCTGGCGTGTCTAATAATGACTGCCTCACGCGGGTGTTTCGAGGGGGCTCATGGGGTGCCATACGGGAAGCACTTAGCACAGGTCTGGCACGTGGCAAGAGCTGAGATGTCGCCGGCCTCGCCACCATCATAGCCGTTGTGGTTGTAAGGCACAAACTAGAGAGAGGCCCTGCGGTTTTCTCTCCTGCCTTGGGCAGCAGCAGCGGCAACAAACCGCCAGGGGAGGCTGAGGAGCTCTGGTCAGCTTGGCCCTGACCCTAGCAGGCACAAGGGGCCTCGGCCCGGGACCGAGAGGTGTAGACCCCCGCTGCCTTTGGAGCTGGGTTATCTGGAGCAGAAGCCAGGCCTAGCCCTGGGTGCTGACTCTGTCCACAGTGCTGGACGTGAACGACGAGACGCCCACCTTCTTCCCGGCGATGTACAACGTCTCTGTGTCCGAAGATGTGCCACGGGAGTTCCGGGTGGCCTGGCTGAACTGCACTGACAATGACGTGGGCCTCAATGCCGAGCTCAGCTATTTCATCACAGGTGCAACCAGCCTGGGTGGGGCcggagagggggaaaggggccCGAGTCAGCCATCAGCCATCAGGCTTTAGCCCCTGCATGAGCCCCCGTGGGATTTTTCCCAAGGGCTTTGTAGCTGGGTCCCTCCTGTCTGGCTCTCTGGGGGCCTCCTGGACCTATTGGGAGATTGGGAACTTACGGAGGTTCAGTCTGGAGGGAGGTAGAGCCCGTGACTCCTGGGGAAgagccctgccccccactccacccccatgTCAAGGTGATGAAGCGGACACTGGGAGACTGTGGCCTTGTCCTTCCCCGGGGACCCTTCACTCATGAGAATTCCTGTCTGTTTAGAGACAAATGGTTTAgatctttctaaataaaatggtTGCAGCTCAAAAAGACCAAGCAGAAAGCTGTGGAGAAATAGTATGAAGCCTTGCCCTGGctcaaaaggagaaagggagtcaTGATccattagtgatgtctgccatgaCAGTAGACTTGGGAGGTGGTGGTGAATATGCCATGTATTAGTCATGCCTGGATTAGAACAGTTGCCCAGCATTCTTCAGTCCCTGATACAGCCAAGACGTGCTGGGATGGCACGGGGCAGTTCTTTCACATTCCTTAGCTGTCCCTTGGCCATTTTACTGGTTCAGTCCTCTCTCTGTCCATGGCCTGCCTGCAGCCACGTTACTCACAAGctcatgtgcacacgtgtgcatgcacatgcattcAGCACGCACACCGGTCTCCCTGATGCCTCTGCCCCTAGAGCAAGGAATGTCAGGTTCACAGCCCATCCTTGCTTGCTGCAACCGAGGGGATCTCCCAGCCCTCAGCCTCTCCTTTCCAGAAttttccctcctgcccctccctgtagGGACCTAGCACCCACAGGTCAGTTCCTCCCAGTCTAGTCCTCCAAACTCCTCCAAGAAAGTCTTAGTTATCCAGaccctgcccgccccctgccccgtgGACCAGTCATCGTTCAGCACCCAGCACTACTTGTGTCTCAGTTTCTACCCCACCCCCTAGAACCCAGACCTTGTGCCATGTGACTGGTGCTTCAGACCATCCACAAGGATGTCTGGGGTTTTCCCCAGGGACAAACTATGTAAGGACCAGGGAGCATCTCATGGCTCCCAGGATGATTTCCCAGCACCCAAAGTGGCCAGTTCCTACTGACCTGCTGAGAGCCTTCCTGGGTTGGGTGGGATTCTCAGATTTTGATTTGCTCATTCTGCAAGTTGCCTCGCATGGTCCGGGTCCAAACCCAGTGCCATGGCGCCCTCTACTGCCCAGAACACCACATTGCCTGCCAGCTGACCGGGGAGGGGTCTTTGCACTGTTtagatggggagggggggcgggggggagtccTTTCCTGTCCACCTTGGAGAGGGGACCCTCACACTTCCTACCCCATCCACCTGCCCCTACTCTTCACTCGGTGGAGCCTCGGGGAGTCGCCATTCAGTCCAAGATTAGGGACCTGGAAAAATCTTGGCTGACCCCCAAGTCCCTGGCCACATCTAAAAGCCTCGACCCAGGCTAACTGCTCAGACACTTCTACCAGACAGGCAGGTGGCAAAATGGCGAAGGACACAGGCTCAGGAATCAGACTGCCAGGCTGGCATCTTACACCCAAAATAGGTGACTGTAACCCAGGACAACACACGTATCCTCACTAATGGGCCTTCTCCCCTCTCTGAAATGGGCTTGTGATAGTACAAGTGAAATGAAATAGCCCACATGAAGcccctggtacacagtaggcgcTCAGTGGATATTCAGCCCTTATGATTTCAGGCATTCGGCACCCACACCTGAGCCCACACAGGCCACACCCTCTTCAGAGCCACCCCCCCAGAACCCTGTTCTCGGGGCTGAATGGGCAGCATGGCCTTTTCCTCCCAGGCTACCCCTGGAATGTTCTGGCTCAGAAGCAGAGCTGAGGTGCCACCGCCCTTTCCCTGGCAGGAGCCCCGGTTCCTGACAGAGGCTCCATTGTCTTTGGCCCGCAGGTGGAAATGTGGATGGGAAGTTCAGCGTGGGCTACCGTGATGCCGTTGTAAGAACAGTAGTGAGCCTGGACCGGGAGACCACAGCCGCATACATGCTCGTTCTGGAGGCCATCGGTACGCACCGGCCCCGCCTGCACACCGCCAGCACGGTTCTGGGCACGGTTCAGTGAGGTGCCCTTCGAGGGCCAGGCAGCCCTGACCCCGGGAGCCAGGCCTTGAGTCGCAGTCTGTGTCGACACCGGTGGAGAAAGGGCAGCCAGACAGCCTATTGCTGAGCACGGGAGGCCATGAGGCTTAGCTCACAGTGCTACAACGCAAAACATTTAGTTGCTGGGGTGGGAGCCACGAGGCAGCCAGACGGGAGACCGCTGTGTGGACAAACCGCTGCAAAACCAGGCCAAAGGAAGCcgaaagggggaagggaggagccaAGAGTATCGGGCGCACAGGGAGGTGCAAGCATGTTCAGGGGAAGGGTGTGATCAGGGAAGTCTTCTTAGAGGAAGTGTCTTTGGATCAGCATCTTGGTTGCAAGTTTCAAATAAACTGACTTAAGCAATATGGGCTCACAAAACCAGTCCGTAGCGTGATGGAGCTTCAGGTGTGACTGGACTGGGGGCTCAGGGGATGCCACCAGGCTTCAGTCTCTCGGCATtggctccctctgcctcctgtgtGTTGTCTTCATTCTCTGGCTGATGTGGTGACAAGTTGTGGCCGCAAACCTGGTCTCAATCCTTTTGGGTTCAAGTGCTGCATCGGGGAGACAGCACTGGTCTCTTTCCTAGTCTCCCCAGCTAAAGCCCCGGATGAGCTGTGATTAGTTCCATCTGCCCCAGTGCCTGTCCCTGAACCCCTCGTCGTggccagaggaggagagaggtgcTAGTGAAGCCTGAATCACATGCCCAGCCCTGGTGCCCAGAACCCCGGGCCTCAGGGTCAGGAAGGCGGAATTCTCAGAGGGACCTTCAGGATACGGGCCGGCCTGTGAGAGCAGCATGGGGCAGCTGGGCAGATACCTTGAAGGCTGAGTAATCGTCACATTGCGGGCCAAGTAAAGTTTCAGTAAGTCTAGAAGCAGGGagggcatttcaggcagaggaaccAGCTCAGGCAGAGGCCTGGTTGTGGgaaagagctgtgtgtgtgtgtgtgtgtgtgtgtgtgtgtgtgtgtgtgtgtcggcaGCTGGCTTGTGGTGTGATGTatactggggagggggaggctgcagTCAGGCAAGGCCAGCTTTTAGAGGCCTTAAGTTGGGCCAGAAATTTGGTCTTTGGTCTCCAGGTAGTAGGGAGCCCATGAGGGCTCTAGATGAGAAGAAGGATGTGATGAgacctgtcccccacccccctcccccaccacccaggTACGCTGCATCCTCCCAGGAGCATCCAGTTCAACATGTGCAGTAAGCTGTGGGTGAGAGGGAGTGAGCGTTCTGCGTCTcgctctttcctctttcctgccaGTAGCTCCTCCCCAGCCCGCCCACGCCCAGATGCATCTGCCCTCTGGCggctctcctcccaccctctggAGACCCCTCATTCCCCCTGCGTCCAGCACCGTCTGGCAGGAGGAGAGGGCTCGGGATCAGGCCTCCGAGGGGGCCTGGCAGCTCATGCTGTGTCCAGACAGGCCAAGTAAGCAGGAGCTCCCGTGGGAGGCTGGGCTTGGAGAGGAGCTCCAAAGAGCAAGACCAAGTTAGACACTTGTGCCCCAGCAGTGGTCAGCTGGCCTCGGGAAGAAGGACTGAGTCACCCCTGGTCCTTAGTCAATTCCAGCTGCCTGCACTCCGCCCTACGGGTGACTCTCCTCGCCTGGACGCATAGCACGGGGCCCAAGTTCCTTCCTCCAGGGAGGGCAACGTGACAGCTGTCCATGGGGCtgagccccttccccagccccggGAGGGTCCTGCAGGGAACTGAGGGGGCAGAGCCCCTGGATACCTCCGGCTCGGAAATCAAGCAGGGCCTGTACCCCCAAATGCAGAGGGTCCAGAGGCCAAATCTGTCCCGTAGGCATGTGTGACCCGTCTCTTGTTTCGTACAGAAGGTCAGTTAGTTGcgaacatttaaaaatcaggagatttTATTTAGAAGCTCAGAGGTTCAGTTTCTCTGGAGAAATCGGAAGGTCTAGTGTCATGGGGTCCACTATGGACCGGTGCGGAGAAGAGCTGCCATCGGGGTCACCCCTCCCACCTGTGCCCCCATGGGTCTCGCCCGCCTGGCCCCGCCAGCAGTTGGCTTGTGAGCTGTTCCTGGATCTGTCTCCGAGGGCTGCTGTAACGAATTACCACAAACCGAGTAGCTTAAAAGagtagagatttattttctcatggcgctggaggccagaagttcaaaatTAAGGTGTCGGCAGGCCTGCATTcccttctgaaggctctagagGGGCCTCCTTCCTTGACTCTAAGCGTTTCTGGTGGCTCTAAATAATCCTTGGTTCGTGGCTGCAAAACCCCGATCTCTGCCTCCGACTTAACCTGGCCTTCTCTTCGATTCAGGCCTCCCTCcgcctttttcttttaagaaccTTTGCCATTGGGCCTGTGGCCCACCCAGGCAGTCGAGGATACCTCATCTCAAGACTCttaattacatcttcaaagaCACTTTTTCCTAATAAGGTGACGTTCACAAGTTCCCAGGGATCTGACGTGGGTAGATCTTCCGGGGGCCACGACTGAAGCACTTTGTGCCTCTGTtacctcctctgtaaaatggcaataataataacagcacctACTTCACGTGCTTCTCCTGAGGGCTGCATGAGTTAGAATAGCGCCTGGGACAGGTTAGATATTGTTAGTGTTATTCTTAATctaaaaaagggaggaaaaaaaaaaaaaaccccacccctTGCGACGGCCAGAGCAGGTGGGATGAACAGGACACGTGCCCAGGGAAATCTGTCCCTCAGGCAGCCACTAACAGCCCGTCTTCCTTCAACTCCCACAGACAACGGCCCCGTAGGTAAGCGGCGCACGGGGACGGCCACCGTGTTTGTCACCGTCCTGGATGTGAACGACAACCGGCCCATCTTTCTGCAGAGCAGCTATGAGGCCAGCGTCCCCGAGGACATCCCTGAGGGACACAGCATCGTGCAGGCAGGTGGCCATGGCCCCTTGGGGCTgtcggtgggctgggggcaggcatGGCTGCCACGTGGAGGGATGGAAACAGAAGAGGGTCCCGCTGCTGCTCTGGAAGTATCCAGTCGGCAGTGGGGAAAGAGGGAGCCAggcaccctcctccctcctggggaTGGTAGGCCTTTAGTTTCTGTGGCCTGAGACAGCACCCTGGTTCCCCGCAAAACAGAAGGAAggccttgcctccctcccttcccccacagccctctcctcttcccccaccccacccggagGGCTTTTTGGAACAGCAAGTGGATGGAGCTGTCACATTTTCCCCGGTACGAGGTGagggggaagaggcagggccCAGCTAGGCCCAGAACAGAGCGGCTTTCACGGGGCCCTTGGCCAAAGCTCTCCTCTTAGGAAGTAAACAGGCACGAGAAGAAAGAGTTCCTTTGCCCAGGGTGCAGGACAgctctgaggctcagaggagaaaggggaggacCTGAAAATGAGGCTtaggtcccctcccccacctccccctggaGGCCTCCGTTGCTGGATGCGGTGGGAGGCCGGGGCTGAGCCAAACACAGCAAATCTGGGCCTGTCCGCCAGGGCAGACTCCCAGGATCCAGGATCAGAAGGGGCTGGAAGTGGATCCACCTCCCTGTATcggggcaggaggaaggcaggaaatggGCTGGGAGCAGGGTGCTGACTCCTAGAGGAACGGAGAGTCCAGGAAGCCACAGGGATTTGCAAGAGTCCGGGGGTGGTTCCAGAAGGAGGAACGGGGAGGTTTTCTTCCTCTGGCCTCAGCTTCTCCTCTAGCCTAATACCTGCCACCCCAGTCACTGACAGTCTCCCAGGACCAAACTGGGGACATGCCTAGAGGTGTGGCCAGAGCTTTGTgggccacccacccccccaccctacCCTTCCATCCCCAGCTATTCCTTCTCCTCAGGCCTCAGGGCAGCCTTACCCCCTAGTCTCCAGGAAGAGAACACCTAAGACCGAGCAGGACGCTGGCCTGGGCATGACACCGGTGACTGTAGGCCGAGTGCATCCTGGGATGTCTCAGGGAGGCCCTgggaagggagccaggaagaagttCACAGGCTGGAAGGGAGAGGGTAACAAACCCCTGTGGGAGGAGGCCTGCCCCACTTTCTAAACCTGAAGAATTGGTTTCTATTTACACAACACTGCGCAGCCTGAAATTCTAGAGCCCGTGAGTAATACAGGGCAGCCCTGATTCTTCCCGTTTCTCAGGAGAAATTCGGGCATTAGTGACTTCTCCAAGGCCTTGGAAGTTTCTGGCCAAGTTGGCCTCACTCTCTGGTGTCAAACTGACCTGGAAGGAAGGTACAGTGGGCCTCACCAACATGCTGGAGAGAAAGCTTCTGTCTCGGGGAGAAGAtggctctccccacctccccaggactCCTTAAACTTTGGGGGGTTGGGACACACCCAGACGGGGCCATCCTTCACCCGGGAAACAGAGGCGTCCTACTTCTGTGCCTGGAGTCAGTGAAGCAACGTGAAGGTTTGGACATGGTCTTGCTCTCTGCAAGCTTCCAGGCTTGTAGGAAGGACACGTAGACGTGGATCGCCCCCAATGCCAGGGAAGAAGTGATCCTTTCTCTGAGAGATGTGAGGAGCAGGAGTGGTTCTAGGCAGAAAGTGGCTTTCCGCTGGAGAGCAAAGAGGGCTTCCCGGAGGGGGTGCCTTGGGAAGCGTAAGCCACGGCCTGGGGACAGGTGGTTCAGTTTGTCTGGAGTCTCGGGTCGAGGTGAGGCTAGAAAGGTAGTTTGAAGCCAGCTCCCGGGGGACGCCGATCACCACACTAAGGAGCCGTGGCTTTATCTAGCCAGCGGTTGGAAACCAGCGATGGTGTTGGAGCTGGGGGGTGGCAAAGCTGGAGCTCACTTCCTGAGAAGACCTGGCTGGCTGCGTTGGGAGTCACAGCAAGGTGGGTCCCGGCAGCCCTGTAGCAGGACGCAGGTGGCAGGAACTAGGCAGCTCAGACCCCCTCCATCTACCCTCCAGACTTGGGACCCCGAGTGCACAGCCGCACCCTGTGGGGAGAGTTGGGGGTTTGGAATTCCGAGAAGCCCACTCTAGGGTAGGATTGCTTTGACAGGTAGCCAGTCAATGGCACAATTGCCAAAAACTCAGATAGCATCCCTGGTGTGGTCCAGACCTGAGGTCCCGCAGCTGTCCCGGAGAGGTCTGGACCCTCCTACCTGAAAAGGAGGAGGCCTCCTGCCCTGGGCGAGGCAGGAACGCTGTGATGTGTCCTCGGAGCCCAGGTGGCATCACCTCTGGCTTCTGGCAATGCCTCCCACCGCTTTGACACAGCACAGCTCCTTGGCCTCACAGGGAGCCCTTTAACCCATTCTCAGCCCCTTCCTGGTCCATTGTGACATGGGCGCCTTGAAGGGGGGCCACCAAGATGGCTGCCAGGAGGGTGACTGGCTAGGCAGGGTTGAGAGCCTCCTGCTCGCCCTCCTCCCAGCAGGCACACGGGCATCTGACCCACAGGGGTGCTGGCTGCTCCCAGGGATTAGTAGGTGAATGCTGGTAGGTCCCAAGATTTCAAGGCGAGAAGTCCCTGGCTTGCCTCTTGCCTCTGGCACTGAGTTGGCACAGAGGGCAAGACAGTTCCTTGGCCCCCGTGTGGACGGAGTGTTTCGTTTGGCTGGAGGGAACCTTTGGCCATTCGGCAACTCAAACTGGAATCCATGCTGGACTGTGGCACCTAGAAGGTGGGCAGGACTTCTGTTGGGAAGCAGGGGCACTGCTTCCTGGAGGTGGTTGGTGCCTGGTGGCCAGAGAAGAGTGCTGGGGGTCCCGGGTTGTACCCTCTGGAGCCCGGGGCCGAGGGTCAGATGGCTGCAGGTACCCCACTGTTGGCCCAGCAGTCTTTCAGCAGGCAGCAGCTGCAGAGTCAGCAGAGGAAGGCTTTCCTCCAGGGGCTGTCTCTGGGAAAGGCCACAGGCCTGGGCGCACAGGGGACCACTGTGGCTGAGCGTGTGGCCCAGGTCCTTCTGCAGTCCCTGGTTCCAGGCTGTGTCCGCGGCAGGAGGATCCTCTGGTGGGTCCTGGGTGGCAGGGACGCCCCATCACATCTTGGTAGATTCCGTGCAGTCACAGTCGAGGTTGTCCTCGCAGCCCGGCAGGGGGCGTCTGGGAGCAGGCCTGCCTCTGCGGAAGCTGTGCAGGGAGCGGCGCAGAGAGCCCAGGCGCTTCCAGAGCCTGAGCTGGGGCTCGCTGGGGCTCCCGGGGTGGTGGGGCATGCACTCCCGAGCCCTGCGGCTCGGGTC
This window of the Prionailurus viverrinus isolate Anna chromosome D2, UM_Priviv_1.0, whole genome shotgun sequence genome carries:
- the CD2H10orf105 gene encoding uncharacterized protein C10orf105 homolog produces the protein MSTRGPSPLAFLTAPVTPGSPTEAADPLPALLALACIFLLLASCLLFMTLCKPAALDPSRRARECMPHHPGSPSEPQLRLWKRLGSLRRSLHSFRRGRPAPRRPLPGCEDNLDCDCTESTKM